The stretch of DNA ataaatatttacaaatcaAGTTAATATTTAATTTGTAATTGCTAATTTCTAAGTACGTGTTTCAGCTGTCCATAGCACGTGCTACCATCACAGACTGCATGGGACAATTAAAACCTGGTTTGCTTGAGTGTGACTATCTTGTACAGATGTACTTGGTTAGAGCTTCAGCCAGTGCCAGGCACTATAATGGTACTAAGTATTGAAGAGTACGGTGAAACATGGAATAGCAGTAGGACGGATGGGACTGAGAGGCCGGCTCTACTCATCCTCTGTAATTGGGGAACAGCCAGAGAAGAAGCTGGTGTTGCTGTTGCACAAggctttcttctttttcttcaagATGGAGGTTTGGTTCTCCTGTGATTCCATTATAGACACAGAAGCAGGAACAGTGCTTGGCTTGCGTTGCAGCTTGATAGACAGAACCTGACCAATGTCACTAATCTCACGTAGCACCTGGGCATATAAAGCAGAGAAATGATTGGCCCCCTCTTGCACAGTAAGCAAATCAGTTGGTTTGGCCTTTAGTTTTACAGGCTTTATCACTGGCATTGTTTCTTTAATTCAACTACATGTTAGTTATATAGAATATGTGCCAGGTCTTTACCCCCCAACTTTAAAAAACCTCTAATTAACAGAAATATACATTGTTAGGGTGTGTTTTTATAGAAGCATGCATTTCGTATGGAGCAGGAAGCCAGACAGGGGCCATATAATATATACCTTCTTAGTGGGTGTCACGCAGGGAGGAGTGAAGAATGAGCCCCCAGCTGTTACATCTCCTGGGTAATCAATCTTTATAGAGTTCTCAGATTCATGGGATTGATCGTCTGCATTTCCCTCATCCTAAAGAAAAGACAGTAGGTTATATCACTAAGAATCAGTCTCCGAATACACAGGCCTTGTCAGAGAGAAGAGCAATACAGTACCCAGAGGAACTTGTTCTCATTATCATTACATTTCGTGCCATAACATAAAGGTACTCAATTGCTTTTCATTATGGTTAACACTGCTGGGCATATGTATACAGCCTTATTGCTCCAAGCGGTCTATTTTGCAACATTCATCATTGGGGATATTAGCAAGCAGAACTGAAAGCTGTTAAAGAACCAGTAACagtgaaaaatgaaaattatCTTCCCAGGTTTTTCCCAACAAAGCCCCATTAAGTCTATGGAGCTCTCAtagattaaaggggtagttcaccttgaaattaacttttaatatgatgtagatgcTGAtactgagacactttgcaattgttcttcgttttgtttttttttaaatttctatttAGCTTTTTTGCTCAGCAGCACTCTagtctggttgctacggtcttatttaaccaagcaaccagccagtggtttacatgagagactggaatatgaatagaaagataagtaataaaaaatatttttagcctcacagagcaatagtttttggctgccggggtcagtgacccccaatttgaatgctggaaagatgcagatgaaggtaaataatgtaaaaaaaatgaaaatcaattgcaaagttgctaggaagagGGTATTGTATAAAACATAATAAAGGTTAACTTCCATTACAGAGTAAGATGGGCAGGATATCCTCCAAGTGATGATACATGGGAACCTTCTATACATCTTACATCGTGTGATGAGCTTGTAATTGATTGTTGGAACAAACAATGGAAAGAAATTTTGTCAGATTCTTTTAATATGTTGCTACAATCTAACACTTTGATCACCAATATTGTAGATGAGACGCCACAACATACAAGTGGGCTACGGAAGATAGATAAGATAGTAGGGTGCAAAATAGATAATGATAATATGCATTACACAGTGAGATGGAAGAATGGGTCCCCACCAAGAGAAACGTGGGAGCCGCTTGACCATCTTATTGCGCCACAAGGAAATTGTGAAAAACACATGATAGATTTTTGGTTTCAGTGTATGAAGTTTGATATAAATGTGCTGGGAAAAATTACACAGTAGTAAAATACTGCTTAAGAAGCACAGATTACTTTGATTgctgtgaatatattgtatttagGATGTGTTACCTCCTCTATATAGAGTAGGGACAGATCAGAATTATGGGAGGAGGGGAATGGAGGACAGGTCTCCTCAGACAAAACATCTTCCTGTAGCATGTTCAGCTAATAGAGCTTGCGTGATGCAAAGTACTCATCCTGAGGTCCCATATTTCTGAAGTTAAGGgtaatttagaaaaagaaatgttATAGGTGTGGCCCTAATCAGGGCCAAGAGGAGGGAATGTGAGGACAGGTTTAACCATAGGTATATAGGCTTTAGGCCTACTAGTATATTTAAGGCCTAGAACTAGCAAGAAGTTGTGGCAAATGTTTAGacatttaaaaaatagttttgatCATTTTATGTTGTTcaagttgtttacagataaggaatgattAACTGCTATATGCTGAATCATACATCGTCACCCCACGCTATCGGAGGACCCCAGATGTCACGTGATGTTTTGGAAAGTCCAGAAATTCTGTTATCGCAAGTGGTCAAGCGTCAGGGGAAGCTTCACGAAGATGGACAGATAAAGGGAAtattggactctgattggacaagaTATGGGGGCAGTGGAGGCTTTTGGAAAAGGCATGATATAATGTAAACAACTTGGAAGTTTCATGTACAATAATGCATTTGTACATTGTTTCCCCATCGATGTAAATTAAATCTTATCTGATTTCTTTTAGACAGAATCTAGAAGGTGTTCTTGCGTTATTTACCCAATTTTTAGGCCTGACAGGTGAACCATCCTTTTAGGATACATATTCATAATTTGTCCCCTAATGTATTGTTAAACAAATATCACCTCATAGCAAGGGCGGTTTCTCAGCCTACAGATTTTAGCTGGCAGATGTCCTACATTACCACTGCCATCTCCTATTGATTTAAACAGGAACAACTGAAGTGAACTTTGCGTGccttcattttttggagttatttTAAAGGGTATTATGGAAATTTGTGGTTGGATTAAGGCAGTGTGCAAACAGGTGGTTTGGTCTGCAAGTGCCTTCTATTACAATAGGCCACTTTCACATGCAGGCAGCTTGGATGGATCACAGAGAATTAGGCATCATCATGTTGCATGATATTCAGACACCCTTCTACAAAGTGATGCATAAAAGTGTAATATCataacattatatataaacaTGGGACAGCTTGTGCAGAGCCCAGTCATGACTGCATCCATGGTGCTGTGTGgtttatgggattttttttttttttgcccagccAGATCAATAAAAGCCCTTATTAGATATCAAATAAGATAACATTGATTTTGGACCCATATACAAGACAATTCATTGGCAAATCTGGCCATTAGAGACTGATTCAGCAGCCGACGATTGGGCAACTTAAAAAAAGTTTATGAGTACCGCAGGAAAAGCAATCTGGATACAAGGAAAGACTGATTGCTTACCATTCTGTTATCTCTGTTTCTACATTTGGAGGGGTCACAGAAACAATCATCAGAGCAGTTCTGCTTGGTTTTCCTGCAGCCACACATTTTGTTACCACAACGAGCCTTGCATGAGCACTGGGAATATGGAAGGAGGAATGGAAAGTTGTACAGTTAGCAGAGAGGAGTAATTCTAAATCTGCACTATAAAATGATCATACATATCATTAGCATTTAGGGCTATGCGTTAGGCTGACATCTCCAATAAAGGTGCTTAAGATAGCTTCTCATTGATGGAAATAAAGAATGCGTGTGTAACCCTTGGCCCACAGATGAGGCAGATAGAGTTTTGTCTCTGAGCTCTGAAACCCAGCCAGCCAGTTTTGACCTGGCCTAAAAGTGAAAACCAGACAGGGGGCGACCCAAGTTGAAAGGTTTTAcagttgctgctgctgcttaCCCCGCTTGGAAGTTTCTTGCtctgttttgaattatttcctggtTCCCAGTTTTTATCATCCGATTCGCCCTCAGATTCGGACTCGGACAGCAGGTACTCTAAGATAACTGCAGCAGCTTTTGCATTTGTCCGCCTTTTGCCTCTTGGCTGGTATGGAAacaatgcagatttatttttaggAGCAGCACTTAGTGTGAGCATTAGGATTAAATACAAAGTTGGGTTAAAAGGGGTTTGGAGTAAAATAATTAAGGGATTGTTACCTTAGGTGGGACAAAGTCAAAGGGTGAGTCTGGTGAGTTCAATACAGCTGTTGGTAGGATGTTGTGCAGCTTCTTTCCACTTGCAACATGAAGGAGGGCCAGTTtctgtagggaaaaaaaaaagtcagttaaaGGGGCAGAGAACACCATTATAAACCTTTACGCCCACAGAATACATTGTAGCAAGTTTCCATATTTTACATCCAGTGGGGCACCAAAGAAGCATCTTTGGCAAAACACACTTTGGGTTCTCAAAATACATTCATTAGTGCCCGCTATCGACGCCAAGAGTTCCCAGCAGGATATGAAATGGAGGAACATGGGCTGCGACGGTCATGTTCTTTATGAGTACAGCAGAGATCTGGAATGACTTTTGCATTATGATATATTGCAAAGCAACAGCTCCTCATAGTATGAATGGCTTGAGTGTGTACCCATATGATTTGATATTGTGTGGTTTGATACAATTTGTGACTGATCATAATTATCACGTATTTCTAAAcatatttacattaatttatattcatatagttatttacattttatatttaactattaaatctaaaaaaagtgtttaaagCCACTTGAGGTGAAGGCCATGCTCTCCCTGTGACAGGCTGCTCACCTGCTTATACATGTCATTTTCTTGCAACAACTGTTGATTCTTTTCACACAATTCCTTCATTTTCTCTATTTcttcatcctgcaaaaaaaaaaaaacacattatgaaaAGTAACAGGCATTTACATATGGTAGTTTTGATGGTCATGCAGTTCACACCAGCTGCCCAATTGACAAGGTTTGGACAAATTAGTTTATTGGTGTGAATGGCCCACTATACTACAGCTGCCTTTTATTGAGTGATCCTATATGACGTAATTCTAGAGTAAAAATCCAGTCACCCAGTAGCTGCcattagcaattcatttatataaagtacaagtacattagaggggattataggcagatcgggggtgttcttttttcccataaaaacgattagaggaacggagcttcctttttaagcagtgtaggtggtttttcacggtgagggcagtgaggttggggaatgccctttctagagatgtggtaatggcagactctgttaatgcctttaagaggggcctggatgagttcttgaacaagcatagtatccaaggctattgtgatactaatatctacagttagtattaatgtttgtatatatatatagtttatgaatgtgagtgtatagataggaaagtataggtttgtgtgtgctgggtttacttggatgggttgaacttgatggactctggtcttgatggtcttttttcaaccctatgtaagtaTATCAACAAAGCTGATAGTAATTTCCTTAAACTAAGTTACTACACAGCAACGGGCACTGCTGTTTAAGGTCCAACAGGGCTGGGGAAGTCATGTTTGCATTGCAGATTAGCTATTTAGAATACAATAGCTGCACCGAGTTCCTTCTCCCATAGCGCAGACCAAGAGCAAGTTTTGGTATTGCTTCTTCCTAAAGAGTGCTCTATTAGACTGCACCTCCGAGCTAGGTGTGATATACACCCTTTAACAGGTTTTTAGCTGCAAGTGAAACATGAAGAGATGCAATTCCAGTCACAAGGAGCTGCAAAATAATTACCTGGAACCTCAGTCTCTCCATTAGTTGCTTCTCCCGCTCAGTGATTTGCTCTGCTGGTGGCTCTTCCACCTGTACAGGTACTGGCGCTTGCTTCTGCTGCAGTTGGCTCAACAAGTAAAGGATCTAGGATGGTGAAACAAGCTAATTAGAAAAACCAATCAGAACTCTTACAGGGCTGCACAAAAGCTTTGGTCACAAACCAAACGGACCTTCTCCTGATGTTGCTGCTCCAATTGCATGAGTTGGCTCTGATGCTCAGTTTCCATCTCTGCCATCCGATTCCTCTCCTCAAAGATGGTCTTTTGCAGATCAGCAATGTGAGCCCTGTTCTGCTTTACGCTGCTTTCTAGTTTACTGACCGCTACTTTGGACGAGACAAGCTAGAAAGAGTGGCAAgatattacattaaatattataCCAAGCCTCAATGACTTGATGCAGCACTGCTGCCCAGTGTTAAATAGGCTTTCTGTAATCTGATAATAATGGTTTGCATGCTTACCTCAGTTATCAGGTACTTGAGAGCACATTTTGCCTCCATAATGTTGGTGATGGTTTCCCACCTCCGTTTCACCATTTCCTCTTCAGCGTCTGCATCCAGCAACTTCTGCTGCAAATCAGCTATCTGAGCACTCCTATAGCACAAATACATAAAGAGTgcttatataaaaagaaaaaaagtcacCAACTAAACAAATGGAAGGCAGACACCCCTTATCAAGCATTTGTGTACAATGCTAACAGTTCTGCCAAAACAATTATAACACAGCCAAGTATGTCACCCATCCTAAATTGCTACATTCAGTTCTATGCCAAATGGGCATGAGGATTGTTACAAATTGTACATTTGTTAAATAGATTTAAGTTTATCCTTGACACAGGCCTAAATTTTTACCTGAGCTCCATCTCTGTCTCTAAGCTCTCAATCTGCTTGGTGACAGAAGACTCTTCCTCCATGTTTTCCAGTTCTGCAACAGTGTAAGTGCGCCTCTGAAGAAGAAATCCAGCCAAGAGAATTGTAAGTagcagaaggcaaataaaaatctGAAATCCTGGCTGATATTGTATTGCTTGCATACCCGCATTTTGGTCGGGATTCGCTCGCCAGCATCCTTCTTCTGTTTCAGCTGTGCTATATCTTGGGCCAAGATTTTTCTGTCCTCCAGGAGGTCATTTAGATGTCTCTGTGCCTCTTCTGTGCTGACAAGCACTTCAACCTCATTAGCCAGCCAGCTCTATGTGGAAATAAGGGGAAAAAGGTACTCAGTACAGCTGCTATTCTTtacatctaagggctctggcacacggggagattagtcgcccgcgacaaatctccctgtttgcaggtgactaatctccccggattgccatcccaccggcgaaaatgtaaatcgccggtgggatggcatatgcggtggcgtatgccatcccaacttccgcgatttcaccgCGCAACTTCCACGAGCCCTAATTCTTTAGGCATTTACAATGAGTAATTGGAACTTCAACAACTTGTGTCCTATTCTCTGTGTATCAGTGTAGATTAGTTagttaaaaatgtaagaaaaataaaacactgcCCCAAACAAGCTACTTTTGGAGGGGAGATAACATGGAAAAGCAGTTATTTTGTTCCACTTTAGGGAGTAATAAATGAAAATAGTGAGTGCAACAAACAGCAGCTGTTCTACTCAATAGATGTaggacatcaagcactccggacttcCAGGGTCTGTTAAAAACTGTTCTACTAAACTCAATCCAATAAGGAAACAATGGTAGGCAATCTTAAATGCTTACTGAAACAAATAAGATACCTTGGTATACTTGCTTAATTTTTCCAAGTCCAATAGGTTTCATATTTGACTAACCCATGACAACTCCTGATTTGTGCACAGGTTGCACCATTTTATCAAAAGGTTATGAGTGATGTGTAACTGGCCTTGGAAAAGTGGTACCTATAGGAAAGATCTCACTCATAAAAGGACTCCCCCTTCAGTTGCCTGATAAATTATCTTGTTATGCCTCAGGCAAAAAGACAAGCTTTGGCCTTCAAAATGTAAAAGacctatgattttttttctatgaccCATGATAATGTAGCATCTACATGAGCCATCGGAAATCAAGCAAAATAGAACTTTATGAGCACACGGATTCAGACATGAAGAAATTCTCTTCCCTAACTACTCTGCTTCCCTGCTCAAAACTGTTAGGTGCCTGAGTAAAAAgtcaacataattttgccttcaGTGCATACCTTTACTCTAGAGGCAGCACCCTCCATGCCTCTGTTCTGGGAATCTTTCCTTTTCTCCATGGCCTCCTTCTGTCTTAGCAAGGCCTCTTTCAGTCGTTTGTTGGCAGTGGCCGCCTGGGGACAGAGTGCTATTAGCTTACAAAATATCTTAAACAATCTTGGCCAATTAAATGAAAAAGCAAAGTAAATCATGTACCTCTTCGGTTTTCCTGCGGAGGACATTGGCCTGCTTCTGGAAATCCCTTTCAAGTTTCAGTAGCTCATATTGCCTCTTTCGGTCCTACACAAACATATACTTCATATGTTGAGCTGCATAGTACATTACTATACCAAAGAAGATTCCCTGGCTGTTTGATTAATGAAACAGGAAAATGATACCACTACTATAAATGTATTAGCTACAATTTTCTTGACCTTTGAATGGTTACTAGATGAAACCGAATATGACCCTAAAAGTGGGTTCAGAACCCTGAACAAAAGGAGAGTTATAGTTCTTCGGGGCCTGAAGATTTTGTGAACACATTTGATATTTCTGAGAAAGTATATTTATTTGCACAGTGATGTGcctgtttaataaatgtatttgttttaatattgaagTAC from Xenopus tropicalis strain Nigerian chromosome 8, UCB_Xtro_10.0, whole genome shotgun sequence encodes:
- the LOC100494653 gene encoding chromosome-associated kinesin KIF4-like, encoding MIACVSPADSNMEETLNTLRYADRARKIKNKPIVNTDPQAAELQRLKQQVQELQVLLLQAHGGTLPVLNSMEPSDNLQSLMERNKNLEEENGKLSRELSEAAVQTAQFLEKIILTEQQNEKLASKIEELKQHAACKVDLQRLVETLEDQELKENVGVILDLQQVIMQLQDESSGIAASIEAMTEVAASSPESEEPRDSGEKRSSDAFTTDHALRQAQLSKELIELNKALLLKEALARKMAQNDSQLEPIQSEYLNNIKQLESEVGALQKEKEDLIMALHSAKKDTNQAKLSERRRKRLQELEGQMTELKKKLGEQSKLLKLRESTEKTVTKLNHEIQGMKVQRVQLMRQMKEDAEKFRTWKQQKTKEVIQLKEKDRKRQYELLKLERDFQKQANVLRRKTEEAATANKRLKEALLRQKEAMEKRKDSQNRGMEGAASRVKSWLANEVEVLVSTEEAQRHLNDLLEDRKILAQDIAQLKQKKDAGERIPTKMRRRTYTVAELENMEEESSVTKQIESLETEMELRSAQIADLQQKLLDADAEEEMVKRRWETITNIMEAKCALKYLITELVSSKVAVSKLESSVKQNRAHIADLQKTIFEERNRMAEMETEHQSQLMQLEQQHQEKILYLLSQLQQKQAPVPVQVEEPPAEQITEREKQLMERLRFQDEEIEKMKELCEKNQQLLQENDMYKQKLALLHVASGKKLHNILPTAVLNSPDSPFDFVPPKPRGKRRTNAKAAAVILEYLLSESESEGESDDKNWEPGNNSKQSKKLPSGCSCKARCGNKMCGCRKTKQNCSDDCFCDPSKCRNRDNRMDEGNADDQSHESENSIKIDYPGDVTAGGSFFTPPCVTPTKKVLREISDIGQVLSIKLQRKPSTVPASVSIMESQENQTSILKKKKKALCNSNTSFFSGCSPITEDE